A region from the Kribbella shirazensis genome encodes:
- a CDS encoding PQQ-binding-like beta-propeller repeat protein — protein MTETPTVTNLGPASAVTSTSVAEQVGDRIWTITSGVSPVQVGAFDPVSKLVDRKFSLPTGAGAWAMAHIGTDLYIGLYTPGDLYKVDTTTGSAAKVAQFGSFIWSIAATPDGRIVAGTYPDGGVHEYDPATGATRTYGAAFPGEQYVRSIAADATTIYAGVGTKAHLVAIDRATGARRDVLPAQYADRTFVATMALEGTKLAVSLSPTGTMLVFDTTDLSNPVEVQTPGGDQYITAITIAGADVYLGTRPSGTLYRYRDNTLTRLGSPYDGAYFNRIFVDGSTSSTIRAELTSQVVDFDEATGTFTGTDLGQAGLPPAPEQGMAIAATPTSVLVSGKAGIQVHDLATGSSTRTFLPGEAKTMTPVGRSVYLGVYTLARLWQMKPDGSDLHELGQIGNEQTRPTDAAYDERSQTWLLSTEPDYGKYDGTLVEQHLDTGQREVHRGVVPHQSVRSLTTADGVAYLGGATRNSLGTDPILPEATVVAFDQGRNQVLWETPALPRAQSYSSIAHYRGLLYATTDDGRLAVLDPRTGKLLTSATLGSSQTRLVIARSGLYGTDSKRVFKITPNATGAPTVSTVVDGLGAQIYGYPLITTSHDGEALYTIKGRDLVRIGGLR, from the coding sequence GTGACCGAAACTCCAACGGTCACCAACCTCGGTCCGGCGTCCGCCGTCACCTCGACCAGCGTCGCCGAGCAGGTCGGCGACCGGATCTGGACCATCACCTCCGGCGTCTCGCCCGTCCAGGTCGGCGCGTTCGACCCGGTCAGCAAGCTCGTCGACCGCAAGTTCTCACTGCCGACCGGCGCCGGCGCCTGGGCGATGGCCCACATCGGCACCGACCTGTACATCGGCCTCTACACCCCCGGCGACCTGTACAAGGTCGACACGACCACCGGCAGCGCCGCGAAGGTCGCCCAGTTCGGCTCGTTCATCTGGTCGATCGCCGCGACGCCCGACGGCAGGATCGTCGCCGGCACCTACCCCGACGGCGGCGTGCACGAGTACGACCCGGCCACCGGGGCCACCAGGACGTACGGCGCGGCCTTCCCCGGCGAGCAGTACGTCCGCAGCATCGCCGCCGACGCGACCACGATCTACGCCGGTGTCGGCACGAAGGCTCACCTGGTCGCGATCGACCGAGCGACCGGCGCCCGCCGCGACGTCCTCCCCGCGCAGTACGCGGACCGCACGTTCGTCGCCACCATGGCCCTCGAGGGGACGAAGCTCGCCGTGAGCCTCTCCCCCACCGGGACCATGCTCGTCTTCGACACCACCGACCTGAGCAACCCGGTCGAGGTGCAGACCCCCGGCGGCGACCAGTACATCACCGCGATCACGATCGCCGGCGCCGACGTCTACCTGGGTACCCGGCCCTCCGGCACGCTCTACCGGTACCGCGACAACACGCTGACGCGACTCGGTTCGCCGTACGACGGCGCGTACTTCAACCGGATCTTCGTCGACGGCTCCACGAGCAGCACGATACGGGCCGAGCTCACCAGCCAGGTCGTCGACTTCGACGAGGCGACCGGGACGTTCACCGGCACGGACCTCGGTCAGGCCGGGCTGCCACCGGCGCCCGAGCAGGGCATGGCGATCGCCGCGACACCGACGTCCGTGCTGGTCAGTGGCAAGGCGGGTATCCAGGTCCACGATCTGGCGACCGGCTCGAGCACCCGGACGTTCCTGCCCGGCGAGGCCAAGACCATGACGCCGGTCGGCCGGAGCGTGTATCTCGGGGTCTACACGCTGGCCCGCCTCTGGCAGATGAAACCCGACGGCTCCGACCTGCACGAGCTCGGCCAGATCGGCAACGAGCAGACCCGCCCGACGGACGCGGCGTACGACGAGCGCTCGCAGACGTGGCTGCTCTCCACCGAGCCCGACTACGGCAAGTACGACGGCACGCTCGTCGAGCAGCACCTCGACACCGGGCAGCGCGAGGTGCACCGCGGCGTCGTACCGCACCAGTCGGTCCGCTCGCTGACCACCGCGGACGGCGTCGCGTACCTCGGCGGCGCGACCCGGAACAGCCTCGGCACCGACCCGATCCTGCCCGAGGCAACCGTCGTCGCCTTCGACCAGGGCCGCAACCAGGTGCTGTGGGAGACCCCCGCGCTCCCCCGCGCGCAGAGCTACAGTTCGATCGCGCACTACCGGGGCCTCCTGTACGCGACCACAGACGACGGGCGTCTCGCCGTCCTCGACCCGCGCACCGGCAAGCTCCTGACCAGCGCCACGCTCGGCAGCAGCCAGACCCGGCTGGTCATCGCCCGTTCCGGCCTGTACGGCACGGACAGCAAACGCGTCTTCAAGATCACGCCGAACGCCACCGGCGCTCCGACCGTGAGCACCGTGGTCGACGGACTCGGCGCGCAGATCTACGGCTACCCGCTGATCACCACCTCGCACGACGGCGAAGCGCTCTACACGATCAAGGGCCGCGACCTGGTCCGTATCGGAGGACTCCGATGA
- a CDS encoding helix-turn-helix domain-containing protein — MTDQQYDESAPVPALAGLVRTVWIQRTASEPYPQRDLPTGGVELHCPVGGVPRVIGPLTRAQPQVIPPRTTIVGVRFMPGVGTPLLGVPADQLVDCAVELWGSAADAIGSAVADAVSPQAALLAVQWYLAGRRLRPDPVVAELVRRLMPWERTGIATVADELALSESQLRRRCLTATGVSPKALQRTLRFQGYLALAQAGFGNGLAELAAETGYADHAHLTRECVRLTGVTPRELLGDKADRCDCGHDHSASYRPFLAGWYDARFVQARRGGAALASVYGADRG, encoded by the coding sequence GTGACGGATCAGCAGTACGACGAGAGCGCACCGGTGCCCGCCCTGGCCGGTCTCGTTCGTACGGTCTGGATCCAGCGGACCGCGTCGGAGCCCTACCCGCAGCGTGATCTGCCCACGGGTGGCGTCGAGCTGCACTGCCCGGTGGGCGGCGTACCGCGGGTGATCGGGCCGCTGACGCGCGCCCAGCCGCAGGTGATCCCGCCGCGGACGACGATCGTCGGGGTGCGGTTCATGCCCGGTGTGGGGACGCCGCTGCTCGGCGTACCGGCGGACCAACTGGTCGACTGTGCGGTGGAGCTGTGGGGTTCCGCGGCAGACGCGATCGGGTCGGCCGTGGCGGATGCGGTGAGTCCGCAGGCGGCGTTGCTCGCGGTGCAGTGGTACCTGGCCGGTCGGCGGCTCCGGCCGGATCCCGTGGTGGCGGAGTTGGTCCGGCGCCTGATGCCGTGGGAACGCACCGGGATCGCCACCGTGGCCGACGAACTGGCGTTGTCGGAGAGCCAGTTGCGGCGGCGATGCCTGACGGCGACCGGGGTCAGCCCGAAGGCCTTACAGCGGACGCTGCGGTTCCAGGGGTATCTCGCGTTGGCGCAGGCCGGGTTCGGGAACGGTCTCGCCGAGCTCGCGGCCGAGACCGGGTACGCCGACCACGCGCATCTGACCCGGGAGTGCGTGCGGTTGACCGGGGTGACACCGCGGGAGCTGCTCGGCGACAAGGCCGATCGATGCGACTGCGGTCACGACCACTCGGCGTCGTACCGGCCGTTCCTCGCGGGGTGGTACGACGCCCGTTTCGTTCAAGCGCGGCGGGGAGGCGCGGCTCTAGCGTCGGTGTATGGAGCTGATCGGGGCTGA
- a CDS encoding FAD-binding oxidoreductase, whose amino-acid sequence MELIGADHALYDVLRKPALPQYCDVRPRAIARCASADDVIEALAYARSTGLSVAPRGGGHCFAGRSSTTGLLLDLSALSAISVDGQRATIGGGARLADVYRGLEQYGLTIPAGCGPTVGIAGLTSGGGLGLLGRRYGLTCDRLVAATVVLADGTVFRCDAEQDADLFWALRGSGGGQFGVVTELTYAAVPSPAAIRFNLTWPRDRAADVIAAWQSWAPDAPDEMTASLSVTADVVRVFGACVRPDFGDLGSLGPQAELRDDLSWAELKSSFSEGDSDDRIQHSKSEFFQRSLARATVDQLLEAGCELNFTAMGGAYNRVPADATAFAHRAERFLLEHVSPGRDAVRRSWALAHPHASGHVYPNFPDPDLTDWATAYYGTNYPRLQKIKQTYDPGGVFHCPQTLGGSR is encoded by the coding sequence ATGGAGCTGATCGGGGCTGATCACGCGTTGTACGACGTACTGCGGAAGCCGGCGCTGCCGCAGTACTGCGACGTTCGTCCGCGGGCGATCGCCCGGTGTGCGTCGGCCGACGACGTGATCGAGGCGCTGGCCTACGCACGCAGTACCGGGCTGTCTGTGGCCCCGCGGGGTGGCGGGCATTGTTTCGCCGGTCGCTCGTCGACTACGGGGCTGCTGCTCGACCTGTCGGCGCTGTCCGCGATCTCGGTCGACGGGCAGCGGGCGACGATCGGGGGCGGGGCACGGTTGGCCGACGTGTATCGCGGGTTGGAGCAGTACGGGCTGACCATTCCGGCCGGGTGCGGGCCGACCGTCGGGATCGCGGGGCTGACGTCGGGCGGCGGGCTCGGGCTGCTCGGGCGACGGTACGGGCTGACCTGCGACCGGCTCGTCGCGGCGACCGTGGTGCTTGCGGACGGCACCGTCTTCAGGTGTGACGCGGAGCAGGACGCGGACCTGTTCTGGGCACTGCGCGGCTCCGGTGGTGGTCAGTTCGGCGTGGTCACGGAGCTGACGTACGCCGCCGTACCGTCACCGGCCGCGATCCGCTTCAACCTGACGTGGCCGCGCGATCGGGCCGCCGACGTGATCGCCGCGTGGCAGTCCTGGGCTCCCGATGCCCCTGACGAGATGACCGCGAGCTTGAGCGTGACCGCGGACGTGGTGCGTGTCTTCGGCGCCTGCGTCCGGCCGGACTTCGGAGATCTCGGGAGCCTCGGACCGCAGGCCGAACTGCGGGACGACCTCTCGTGGGCCGAGCTCAAGTCCAGCTTCTCGGAAGGCGACAGCGACGATCGCATCCAGCACAGCAAGTCCGAGTTCTTCCAGAGGTCGCTCGCCCGCGCCACCGTCGACCAACTGCTCGAGGCAGGCTGTGAGCTCAACTTCACTGCGATGGGCGGCGCCTACAACCGCGTCCCGGCCGACGCGACCGCGTTCGCCCACCGCGCGGAGCGCTTCCTCCTCGAACACGTGAGTCCCGGACGCGACGCCGTACGCCGCTCGTGGGCCCTCGCGCACCCGCATGCGTCCGGTCACGTCTATCCGAACTTCCCCGACCCCGACCTGACCGACTGGGCCACCGCCTACTACGGCACGAACTACCCCCGCTTGCAGAAGATCAAGCAGACGTACGACCCCGGCGGTGTGTTCCACTGCCCACAGACGCTGGGAGGTTCCCGATGA
- a CDS encoding dihydrofolate reductase family protein, whose product MIRLYMSMSLDGFVVGPDDSPEEPMGRGGFRLFNWLDDRHSDGPSGQVYAESLATGALIAGRRTYEHAGRWQGDHHDGVPIFVLTHHPDDTPPGTARYVTDVADCAAQARAAAGDRDVMVHGAGAAQSLLRAGLLDELELHVVNVLLGQGRRLFDNLPAEYIELEPLRQLQARDVTHLRYRVLK is encoded by the coding sequence ATGATCCGGCTGTACATGAGTATGTCCCTCGACGGTTTCGTGGTCGGCCCCGACGACAGCCCCGAGGAACCCATGGGCCGCGGCGGGTTCCGGCTGTTCAACTGGCTCGACGACCGGCACTCCGACGGGCCGAGCGGGCAGGTGTACGCCGAGTCGCTCGCCACCGGCGCACTGATCGCGGGGCGTCGTACGTACGAACACGCGGGGCGCTGGCAGGGCGATCATCACGACGGGGTGCCGATCTTCGTCCTCACCCACCACCCGGACGACACACCTCCGGGAACCGCGCGCTACGTGACCGACGTCGCCGACTGCGCCGCCCAGGCGAGAGCCGCCGCCGGAGACCGCGACGTGATGGTCCACGGCGCGGGAGCCGCCCAGTCACTCCTCCGCGCCGGCCTCCTCGACGAACTCGAACTCCACGTCGTCAACGTCCTCCTCGGCCAGGGCCGCCGCCTCTTCGACAACCTCCCCGCCGAATACATCGAACTGGAACCCCTCCGCCAACTCCAAGCCCGCGACGTAACCCACCTCCGCTACCGCGTCCTGAAATGA
- a CDS encoding helix-turn-helix domain-containing protein gives MVTTIGVVGPSDLVTSSSRIVKALRGVEVVPLRYRRETDTPKVMADAPGSVDAWLFTGVVPYQIAAAQDLLDRPAAHVEYTGATLMRALVQLLREGHDVTSLSIDVLDEAEVRETFDEVGLPMRGVTVLPYRPGLSLDDIVAFHHQAGATVAITCLRSAYEKLRTEQTTLRLAPSVHSVRAAVNRLLLVHDALRSDDAQIALGLVEMSPDAEEALRREAGSLGGSVIRYDDKRWLVVATRGPLEQATAAFTELGMLTRLKEQFGPVRIGFGIGGSGTETEALARRALGRAKTAGRTAAVVSLRNDIDLVLVGGAAPRAQQRSKLQLLAQRAGLSKATLERLQELVRATDDGLTTRSVADHLGIQPRTARRVLNRLERAGLADATGTQLGTGSGRPLVVYRVHL, from the coding sequence ATGGTGACGACGATCGGGGTGGTCGGGCCGTCGGACCTGGTCACCTCCAGCAGCCGGATCGTCAAGGCGCTGCGTGGGGTCGAGGTCGTCCCGCTGCGGTACCGGCGGGAGACCGACACGCCGAAGGTGATGGCCGACGCTCCGGGCAGCGTCGACGCGTGGCTGTTCACCGGCGTCGTCCCGTACCAGATCGCCGCCGCGCAGGACCTGCTCGACCGCCCGGCGGCGCACGTGGAGTACACGGGCGCCACGCTCATGCGCGCCCTGGTGCAGCTGCTCCGCGAGGGGCACGACGTGACCTCGCTGAGCATCGACGTTCTCGACGAGGCCGAGGTCCGCGAGACGTTCGACGAGGTCGGGCTGCCGATGCGCGGGGTCACGGTTCTCCCGTACCGTCCCGGCCTGAGCCTCGACGACATCGTCGCGTTCCACCACCAGGCCGGCGCGACCGTCGCGATCACGTGTCTGCGATCGGCGTACGAGAAACTCCGGACCGAGCAGACGACGCTGCGCCTCGCGCCGTCGGTGCACTCGGTCCGGGCGGCGGTGAACAGGTTGCTGCTCGTTCATGACGCTTTGCGCAGTGACGATGCGCAGATCGCGCTCGGTCTGGTCGAGATGTCCCCGGACGCCGAGGAGGCGCTGCGCCGCGAGGCGGGCTCACTCGGCGGCAGCGTCATCCGGTACGACGACAAGCGCTGGCTCGTGGTGGCGACCCGCGGACCGCTCGAGCAGGCGACCGCCGCGTTCACCGAGCTGGGCATGCTGACCCGGCTGAAGGAGCAGTTCGGGCCGGTCCGGATCGGGTTCGGCATCGGCGGCTCCGGGACCGAGACCGAGGCGCTGGCCCGCCGCGCACTCGGCCGGGCGAAGACGGCCGGGCGTACGGCGGCCGTCGTGTCGCTGCGCAACGACATCGACCTGGTCCTCGTCGGCGGCGCGGCGCCGCGCGCGCAGCAGCGCTCGAAACTGCAACTCCTCGCGCAACGCGCCGGCCTCTCGAAGGCGACCCTCGAACGACTCCAGGAGCTCGTCCGCGCGACGGACGACGGCCTGACCACGCGTTCGGTCGCCGACCACCTGGGCATCCAGCCGCGGACCGCCCGCCGCGTGCTCAACCGGCTCGAGCGGGCCGGCCTCGCCGACGCGACCGGCACCCAGCTCGGCACCGGCAGCGGCCGGCCGCTCGTCGTCTACCGCGTTCATCTCTGA
- a CDS encoding glycoside hydrolase family 43 protein has protein sequence MRKVLPALLAVVGSLVMGLPAHAAAPGPVYAPEHSVADPGVLLSGGDFYAFTTGPAGRVSRGDTASGPWQGVGAALDLTTPPAWMDTSRDVWAPDAWQTSAGFVLYYSAVAKDFGGQRCIGVATASQAGGPYRPIGDTPLVCPGARHGGEDAVPGRPIATAGVIDPSPFKDSEGRRYLLYKTQQIPSTLRMVRLGDAGLHWAGSASRELLQRDGIIENPTMVQRGSQYVLFASRYGYDNCSYATVWLRSTDRWNFATATEHSLMTSAGTGLCGPGGADVTPSLDGGWRIFLHGWVCGTGTSPCTNSQITDGVPHRRVLYAAILNWSADATPSVGAFL, from the coding sequence ATGCGGAAAGTGCTTCCTGCTCTGCTCGCTGTTGTCGGCTCGCTGGTGATGGGACTTCCCGCGCACGCGGCGGCGCCGGGTCCTGTGTACGCGCCCGAGCACTCGGTGGCCGATCCCGGTGTGTTGCTGTCGGGTGGTGACTTCTACGCGTTCACGACCGGACCCGCGGGGCGCGTCAGCCGCGGGGACACCGCGAGCGGGCCGTGGCAGGGCGTCGGCGCCGCGCTGGACCTCACCACTCCTCCCGCCTGGATGGACACCAGCCGCGACGTGTGGGCGCCGGACGCCTGGCAGACATCGGCGGGGTTCGTCCTCTACTACTCGGCCGTCGCGAAGGACTTCGGCGGGCAGCGGTGCATCGGCGTCGCGACCGCGAGTCAGGCCGGCGGACCGTACCGGCCGATCGGCGACACCCCGCTCGTCTGCCCCGGTGCGCGGCACGGCGGCGAGGACGCCGTACCCGGACGACCGATCGCGACCGCCGGGGTGATCGACCCGTCGCCGTTCAAGGACAGCGAAGGACGCCGCTACCTGCTGTACAAGACGCAGCAGATCCCGTCGACGCTGCGCATGGTCCGCCTCGGCGACGCCGGCCTGCACTGGGCAGGCAGCGCCAGCCGCGAACTGCTGCAACGCGACGGCATCATCGAGAACCCGACGATGGTGCAGCGCGGCTCGCAGTACGTCCTGTTCGCCTCCCGCTACGGCTACGACAACTGCAGCTACGCCACCGTCTGGCTGCGCTCCACGGACCGCTGGAACTTCGCGACAGCGACCGAGCACTCGCTGATGACGTCCGCCGGCACCGGCCTCTGCGGCCCCGGCGGCGCGGACGTCACTCCCTCGCTCGACGGTGGCTGGCGGATCTTCCTGCACGGCTGGGTGTGCGGCACCGGTACGTCGCCATGCACTAACAGCCAGATCACCGACGGCGTCCCGCACCGGAGAGTCCTGTACGCCGCCATTCTCAACTGGAGCGCGGACGCGACACCGTCCGTCGGCGCCTTCCTCTGA
- a CDS encoding PQQ-binding-like beta-propeller repeat protein, with translation MTISRRTALAGALATGAVTALAVPATVPTTAHAEDGPIDGSTLPRFGAAVVTAAVVAMAVHDGHAYVVSRGIVPPRLSEIDLTTRRVTRTVELPTGEGGWGITVAAGKVYAGLYPTADVYCFDPADGSVTHVGALAGPGGFVWDMTTAPDGQVFAVSYPNGAVWQIDPATNTATHLGAPVPGAQYGRYVGAAGNHMFAGIYTPPQLVGYDRGTKVFRDLTPEASRGQFFGPFAGAGDRIYVGSSRALLSMALDGSDVRSVPLPAGQSSVDSLTVAPDGTAYLTTRTSGTVWSCGPQDTSLTAIATPAPSDEHRRLVLLDATTLLGATGSGVLWWLDVTTGEFELLDLVDAGFTPAPDKPQSIVTGDPHVYVGGHWVVTEHAIGTGATRRFRVAGEAKTLTWLQGELYSALYPSTEVVRINPRSKEVHSFGPIGNQQIRPWQAAYDENSKLLAIASAPGTGKLTGALTLLDVRTGEMDVRYGILPDQSVMTVSIVDGIAYIGGDVVGGGGITPTRTSAAIAAFDLGRRELLWTVEPLAGERSIQSVAVHDGVLYGVLKRTSGAWFTYDLQTKEVVRGANKLSGYGEIYTDRTGVYCETNFGGNLYQLGPGLSSAKLLVNKLGDGWYTVPQLTPVRGAEHSVWGLADRDLVQLPLP, from the coding sequence ATGACCATCTCCCGCCGTACGGCGCTCGCCGGCGCGCTCGCGACCGGCGCCGTGACCGCACTCGCGGTCCCCGCAACAGTCCCCACAACCGCCCACGCGGAGGACGGACCCATCGACGGATCCACGCTGCCCAGGTTCGGTGCGGCGGTCGTCACCGCCGCCGTCGTCGCGATGGCGGTGCACGACGGCCACGCCTACGTCGTCAGTCGCGGCATCGTCCCGCCCCGGCTGTCCGAGATCGACCTCACCACCCGCCGCGTCACCAGGACGGTCGAGCTGCCGACCGGCGAAGGCGGCTGGGGCATCACCGTTGCCGCGGGCAAGGTCTACGCGGGGCTCTACCCCACTGCGGACGTCTACTGTTTCGACCCGGCTGACGGATCCGTGACCCACGTGGGGGCTCTGGCAGGTCCTGGCGGCTTCGTCTGGGACATGACGACGGCGCCCGACGGCCAGGTGTTCGCGGTCAGCTATCCGAACGGCGCCGTGTGGCAGATCGATCCCGCCACGAACACGGCCACGCACCTCGGGGCGCCGGTCCCCGGAGCGCAGTACGGCCGGTACGTCGGTGCCGCGGGCAACCATATGTTCGCCGGGATCTACACGCCGCCGCAGCTCGTCGGCTACGACCGCGGCACCAAGGTCTTCCGGGACCTCACCCCCGAGGCGTCCCGCGGGCAGTTCTTCGGCCCGTTCGCAGGCGCCGGCGACCGGATCTACGTCGGCAGCAGTCGCGCGCTGCTGAGCATGGCGCTCGACGGCAGCGACGTACGCAGCGTGCCGCTGCCGGCGGGGCAGTCCAGCGTCGACTCGCTCACGGTCGCACCGGACGGCACGGCGTACCTGACGACCCGGACGTCAGGGACGGTCTGGTCCTGCGGGCCGCAGGACACGAGTCTCACCGCCATCGCGACGCCTGCACCGTCCGACGAGCACCGCCGCCTCGTGTTGCTCGACGCAACCACGCTGCTCGGCGCGACCGGGTCGGGCGTGCTGTGGTGGCTCGACGTCACCACCGGTGAGTTCGAGCTGCTCGATCTCGTCGACGCCGGGTTCACGCCCGCGCCGGACAAGCCGCAGTCGATCGTGACCGGCGATCCCCACGTGTACGTCGGCGGGCACTGGGTCGTCACCGAGCACGCGATCGGCACCGGCGCGACTCGGCGGTTCCGCGTCGCCGGCGAGGCCAAGACACTGACCTGGCTGCAGGGCGAGCTGTACTCCGCCCTGTACCCGAGCACCGAGGTGGTCCGCATCAACCCCCGGAGCAAGGAGGTGCACAGCTTCGGCCCGATCGGGAATCAGCAGATCCGCCCCTGGCAGGCGGCGTACGACGAGAACTCGAAGCTGCTCGCGATCGCGTCCGCGCCCGGTACGGGGAAGCTGACCGGTGCGCTCACCCTGCTCGACGTACGCACCGGCGAGATGGACGTGCGGTACGGCATCCTTCCCGACCAGAGCGTGATGACGGTCTCGATCGTCGACGGTATCGCCTACATCGGCGGCGACGTCGTCGGCGGCGGTGGCATCACTCCCACGCGGACCTCGGCGGCGATCGCGGCCTTCGACCTCGGCCGCCGTGAGCTGCTCTGGACCGTCGAACCACTCGCCGGCGAACGCTCGATCCAGAGCGTCGCCGTCCACGACGGCGTCCTGTACGGCGTCCTGAAGCGGACCAGCGGCGCCTGGTTCACGTACGACCTGCAGACCAAAGAGGTCGTCCGCGGTGCGAACAAGCTGTCCGGCTACGGCGAGATCTACACCGACCGGACCGGGGTCTACTGTGAGACGAACTTCGGCGGGAACCTGTATCAGCTGGGCCCGGGACTCAGCTCGGCGAAGCTGCTGGTGAACAAGCTCGGCGACGGGTGGTACACCGTGCCGCAGCTGACGCCGGTGCGCGGCGCAGAGCACAGTGTCTGGGGCCTCGCCGACCGCGATCTCGTCCAACTGCCGTTGCCGTAA
- a CDS encoding DegT/DnrJ/EryC1/StrS family aminotransferase, giving the protein MDNSQLARDGGTPVRTAPLPSVMNATGRRFGDDEVKAVERVLRSGMLSATWGAEVPALELEFASLLGAGHAVACSSGTAALHLAVAAVNPDPGDEIITTPISDMGTVFPIMMQNAVPVFADVDPITGNLTPETVAAAITPRTKAVIVVHLFGKPAAVRELRELCDRHGILLIEDCAQAYLAPVGDTYVGRIGHIGCFSLQQTKHISAGDGGLTVTDNAQYARRMRLFADKGWPRDTDERTYLFLALNYRMTELVASVTRAQLNRLRGVVEDRRTAALRATAAIADLDGITAPPDGHDHVYWQYPLIVSEAAGDMREWAAALAAEGVPANGGYLTSPLYAAPAVRERITYGRSGFPLQDVSYPDGLCPNAEDLINHRLLVLPWNENYTDADVDDIVTAIRKVHHALARKA; this is encoded by the coding sequence ATGGACAACAGTCAGCTCGCCCGCGACGGCGGGACGCCGGTGCGTACGGCCCCGCTGCCGTCGGTGATGAACGCGACCGGCCGGCGCTTCGGCGACGACGAGGTGAAGGCGGTCGAGCGGGTGCTCCGCAGCGGCATGCTGTCGGCCACCTGGGGCGCGGAGGTCCCGGCCCTCGAGCTGGAGTTCGCTTCGCTGCTCGGCGCCGGGCACGCGGTCGCCTGCAGCTCGGGTACGGCGGCCCTGCACCTGGCGGTCGCGGCGGTGAACCCTGATCCGGGTGACGAGATCATCACCACGCCGATCAGCGACATGGGCACGGTGTTCCCGATCATGATGCAGAACGCCGTGCCGGTGTTCGCGGACGTCGACCCGATCACGGGGAACCTGACCCCGGAGACGGTCGCCGCCGCGATCACCCCGCGGACGAAGGCCGTCATCGTCGTCCACCTGTTCGGCAAGCCTGCCGCGGTCCGGGAGCTGCGCGAGCTGTGCGACCGGCACGGGATCCTGCTGATCGAGGACTGCGCGCAGGCGTACCTCGCGCCGGTCGGCGACACGTACGTCGGACGGATCGGGCACATCGGCTGCTTCAGCCTGCAGCAGACCAAGCACATCAGCGCGGGCGACGGCGGTCTGACCGTCACCGACAACGCGCAGTACGCCCGCCGGATGCGGCTGTTCGCCGACAAGGGCTGGCCGCGCGACACCGACGAGCGGACGTACCTGTTCCTCGCGCTCAACTACCGCATGACCGAGCTGGTCGCGTCGGTGACGAGGGCGCAGCTCAACCGGTTGCGCGGCGTCGTCGAGGATCGTCGTACGGCGGCACTCCGGGCGACGGCCGCGATCGCGGACCTGGACGGGATCACGGCGCCGCCCGACGGGCACGACCACGTGTACTGGCAGTACCCGCTGATCGTCTCCGAGGCGGCCGGTGACATGCGCGAGTGGGCCGCCGCGCTCGCCGCCGAGGGAGTGCCGGCGAACGGCGGGTACCTGACCAGCCCGCTGTACGCCGCACCCGCGGTCCGCGAGCGGATCACGTACGGCCGGTCGGGGTTCCCGTTGCAGGACGTCTCGTACCCGGACGGCCTGTGCCCGAACGCCGAGGACCTGATCAACCACCGCCTGCTCGTCCTGCCCTGGAACGAGAACTACACCGACGCGGACGTCGACGACATCGTCACGGCGATCCGCAAAGTCCACCACGCCCTGGCCCGGAAGGCATGA
- a CDS encoding maleylpyruvate isomerase family mycothiol-dependent enzyme: MDQVTERVLEWVDDGTALCRRALGELDAPSLLPGWSRRHVAAHLSLNAEALGNLVHWARTGEERPMYPSAEVRNADIEEGTSRSAEELRSWFDESASVLRASMVTLTDQQWQAPVRTAQGESIPATRIPWMRSREVMIHAVDFGAGVTFADLPADFLEALCEDIRTQRGDVPAVTGPLPEVAAYLSGRPYSEVVGPDGKRAEPLPRWL, from the coding sequence ATGGACCAGGTGACGGAGCGGGTTCTGGAGTGGGTCGACGACGGTACGGCGTTGTGCCGCCGGGCACTGGGCGAGCTGGACGCGCCGTCGTTGCTGCCGGGGTGGTCGCGGCGGCACGTGGCGGCCCACCTGTCGCTGAACGCCGAGGCGCTGGGCAACCTGGTGCACTGGGCGCGGACCGGCGAGGAGCGGCCGATGTACCCGTCCGCGGAGGTGCGGAACGCGGACATCGAGGAGGGTACGTCGCGATCGGCGGAGGAACTGCGGTCGTGGTTCGACGAGTCGGCGTCGGTGCTCCGGGCATCGATGGTGACGCTGACGGACCAGCAATGGCAGGCACCGGTCCGTACCGCTCAGGGCGAATCGATCCCGGCGACCAGGATCCCGTGGATGCGCTCCCGTGAGGTGATGATCCATGCCGTCGACTTCGGCGCCGGCGTCACCTTCGCCGATCTGCCCGCGGACTTCCTCGAGGCGCTGTGCGAGGACATCCGCACGCAGCGCGGCGACGTACCGGCGGTCACCGGGCCGCTTCCGGAGGTGGCCGCCTACCTGTCGGGCCGGCCGTACTCCGAGGTGGTCGGCCCGGACGGGAAGCGCGCGGAGCCGCTGCCGCGCTGGCTTTGA